A genomic window from Trueperella bialowiezensis includes:
- the steA gene encoding putative cytokinetic ring protein SteA — protein sequence MVIGRQDQSTPGEIAGRARVDSRTKNLVKRLRPGEIAVIDHEDIDRVAAESIVEIRPAAVLNAAQSTSGRYPNLGPQILVDAGIPLIDNLGSGIMDIREGQKLSVTPAGEVYRGQTLISHGTWQTEQTTAENLVAAKAGMTVQLKAFANNTMQYLEKEQELILDGAGFPDVATEFDGRHVLIVVRGHQYKEDLQALRPYIREYKPIMVGVDGGADAIIEAGHKPDMIIGDMDSVSDETLRGGAEVVVHAYRDGSAPGRKRVEDLGVEHKVFPATGTSEDIAMLLADSKGAELIVAVGTHSNLVDFLDKGRRGMASTFLTRLKVGSKLVDARGVSRLYRSRISNWQIAFLLIAGLSGVCAAISATEVGRITFDLLSVWWSDFVLWVKNLF from the coding sequence ATGGTAATTGGACGCCAAGATCAATCAACACCGGGTGAGATCGCTGGACGAGCTCGGGTAGATTCACGCACGAAGAATCTTGTCAAGAGGCTGCGGCCGGGTGAGATTGCCGTGATCGACCATGAAGATATCGACCGGGTGGCAGCTGAATCGATCGTGGAGATTCGGCCTGCTGCCGTGTTGAACGCTGCGCAATCAACCTCGGGCCGCTATCCGAATTTGGGTCCACAGATTCTTGTTGACGCCGGTATCCCGCTTATCGACAATCTCGGATCGGGAATTATGGATATCCGGGAAGGCCAAAAGCTGAGCGTCACGCCCGCCGGTGAGGTCTATCGCGGGCAGACGTTGATCAGTCATGGCACGTGGCAGACCGAGCAGACGACAGCCGAGAACCTCGTGGCCGCTAAGGCGGGGATGACAGTCCAGCTGAAAGCGTTTGCGAACAACACGATGCAGTACCTGGAAAAGGAACAGGAACTCATCCTTGATGGTGCTGGATTTCCCGATGTTGCCACCGAATTTGACGGCCGGCACGTGTTGATCGTGGTACGCGGACATCAATACAAAGAAGACCTGCAAGCGCTACGCCCCTATATTCGGGAATATAAACCGATCATGGTTGGGGTTGATGGCGGCGCAGATGCGATTATTGAAGCGGGCCATAAACCGGACATGATTATTGGTGACATGGATTCGGTGTCAGATGAGACCTTGCGCGGCGGCGCGGAAGTTGTTGTGCACGCCTACCGTGATGGCAGTGCGCCCGGCCGTAAACGGGTTGAGGATCTCGGCGTGGAGCACAAAGTTTTTCCTGCCACGGGAACGTCTGAGGACATCGCCATGCTGCTCGCCGATAGTAAGGGCGCGGAACTGATCGTGGCAGTCGGAACGCATTCAAATCTCGTCGATTTCTTGGATAAGGGCCGGCGGGGGATGGCCTCCACGTTCCTCACCCGGCTAAAAGTGGGCTCGAAGCTTGTGGACGCCCGCGGGGTTTCGCGCCTGTACCGTTCTCGCATTTCGAACTGGCAGATAGCGTTTCTTCTCATTGCCGGGCTGAGCGGTGTATGTGCGGCAATTTCAGCAACGGAAGTGGGCAGGATTACGTTCGATTTGCTGAGCGTGTGGTGGTCTGATTTCGTTTTGTGGGTTAAGAACTTGTTCTAA
- a CDS encoding helix-turn-helix transcriptional regulator, which translates to MSNDEGTYEQILRLIVERGPITAGELAKILVLTPAAVRRHLGVLVDDKFIEEYDGPKKGPVRRGRPSRQYVATAEGQGQLGQGYSDLASNALAFVQDSLGDEGLEQFITARAKSLEKRYSEILNDAGSTPAERAAALTDALSRDGYVATLRRGGPNALSVQICQGHCPVHEVAEEFPLLCEAETEAFARLLGVPIQRLSTIASGGHVCTTNIPLGIPRNLRARSRQSARSAKRDSTTPPSGGVSEGN; encoded by the coding sequence GTGAGTAATGACGAGGGTACGTACGAACAAATTCTGCGGCTAATTGTGGAGCGAGGTCCGATCACGGCAGGCGAACTCGCGAAGATTCTCGTGCTCACGCCAGCGGCAGTGCGCCGGCACTTAGGCGTGCTCGTCGATGACAAGTTTATCGAAGAGTACGACGGCCCCAAGAAAGGGCCTGTGCGGCGCGGGCGGCCATCGCGTCAATACGTCGCCACAGCAGAAGGCCAAGGTCAACTCGGCCAAGGCTATTCTGACCTCGCATCGAACGCTCTCGCGTTCGTCCAAGATTCGCTGGGAGATGAAGGGCTCGAACAGTTCATCACCGCTCGCGCAAAGTCGCTGGAAAAGCGATACAGTGAGATCCTCAATGACGCCGGTTCAACACCGGCTGAACGAGCTGCGGCACTTACTGATGCGTTGAGCAGAGACGGCTACGTGGCAACCTTGCGTCGCGGGGGGCCAAACGCGTTGTCCGTTCAGATCTGTCAGGGTCACTGCCCCGTTCACGAAGTGGCGGAAGAATTTCCGCTTTTGTGTGAGGCAGAGACGGAGGCGTTCGCCCGCCTCCTGGGAGTCCCGATTCAGCGTCTTTCGACAATCGCCAGTGGGGGTCACGTGTGCACAACGAACATTCCACTGGGAATCCCACGAAACTTGCGAGCTCGTTCGCGTCAAAGCGCACGCTCAGCGAAGCGTGATTCTACAACACCGCCTTCGGGCGGCGTCTCGGAAGGAAACTGA
- a CDS encoding NUDIX domain-containing protein produces MNEELRDVYAPDHVKLTDRQERFRGPIFTIFDDEIEFASGDVVRRQWMDHDDAVAIVALRPSERDGEQWDVLLIQQYRHSPRRIMWEIPAGLCDEAGESEVNTAARELREETDLSARRWYRMVNFVTSPGVSNEDLAIYLAFDIEEAPARDFTREAEEAEIVVTWFGLSEVTDAVFAGNLSSPTLVAGILAANVALSRGLDKFDEIVLTD; encoded by the coding sequence GTGAACGAAGAATTACGGGACGTTTATGCCCCTGACCACGTGAAACTTACCGACCGCCAGGAACGTTTCCGCGGGCCGATCTTCACCATTTTCGACGACGAGATCGAGTTTGCCTCCGGAGACGTCGTTCGGCGCCAGTGGATGGATCACGACGACGCCGTCGCGATCGTCGCCCTACGCCCATCTGAGCGCGACGGCGAGCAGTGGGATGTGCTGCTCATCCAGCAGTATCGACATTCGCCGCGCCGGATCATGTGGGAGATTCCGGCCGGCCTCTGCGATGAGGCGGGTGAATCGGAAGTCAACACGGCCGCGCGTGAACTGCGGGAAGAAACCGATCTGTCCGCTCGGCGCTGGTACCGGATGGTCAACTTCGTGACGTCCCCCGGGGTGTCGAATGAAGACCTCGCGATTTATCTCGCGTTCGACATCGAGGAAGCTCCGGCACGTGATTTTACGCGCGAGGCGGAAGAGGCCGAGATCGTCGTCACGTGGTTCGGGCTCAGTGAGGTGACCGACGCCGTGTTCGCTGGTAACCTATCGAGCCCCACCCTCGTAGCCGGAATTCTTGCGGCGAATGTGGCACTATCTCGCGGCTTAGACAAGTTTGACGAGATTGTTCTGACCGACTAA
- a CDS encoding copper transporter: MVDFRYHLVSLISVFFALAIGIILGAGPLQNSIGNVLQSQVSDLRATNEKLKADNSEVREALARQEQAFEEAAPELLGATLEGQAVGVVALPGVPEAEITAVKSRLEAAGATITGHTLINDSWTAADQNSFRTTFADQLKAYVPDLPDDADANRVLALALNTLVRDGLGAHGTLAGLMTGTATPMITTVDMAQPADAVVILSPEFAEPAHDADADARAQTEYTTTTFVALATDFAERGATVVAGPAKTDHDVVSALRRGGTAVSTADSLNLVLGQINVPIAVATELTDGHVHLGVDEGTQRTLGARVEAKKVAEPAQAEAPAEEAPAEGDGAPPADEAP, translated from the coding sequence GTGGTTGATTTTAGGTATCACTTAGTTTCGCTGATTTCCGTGTTTTTCGCTCTTGCGATCGGAATCATTTTGGGTGCTGGGCCGTTGCAGAATTCGATTGGTAACGTGCTGCAAAGCCAGGTTTCTGATCTGCGAGCAACAAACGAAAAGCTCAAGGCGGATAACTCTGAGGTGCGCGAGGCACTCGCCCGGCAGGAGCAGGCTTTCGAAGAGGCTGCGCCCGAGCTGTTGGGCGCCACGTTGGAAGGCCAGGCCGTGGGAGTCGTGGCGTTGCCTGGCGTTCCTGAAGCGGAGATCACGGCGGTGAAGTCTCGCCTCGAAGCAGCGGGTGCTACTATCACGGGCCATACGCTGATTAACGACTCGTGGACGGCCGCCGACCAGAATTCTTTCCGCACAACTTTTGCCGACCAGTTGAAGGCGTACGTTCCTGATCTGCCGGACGATGCGGATGCGAACCGGGTGCTAGCGCTCGCCCTTAACACGCTCGTTCGTGATGGCCTGGGCGCTCACGGCACGCTTGCTGGTTTGATGACTGGTACAGCCACCCCGATGATTACCACTGTTGATATGGCTCAGCCGGCTGACGCCGTCGTTATCCTCAGCCCCGAATTCGCTGAGCCAGCACATGACGCGGATGCGGATGCGCGTGCGCAAACTGAATATACGACAACGACGTTCGTCGCCCTTGCCACAGATTTCGCCGAGCGAGGTGCAACAGTTGTGGCCGGTCCGGCAAAGACAGACCACGACGTCGTCAGTGCGCTTCGGCGGGGCGGTACGGCTGTGTCGACGGCAGATTCGCTCAACCTCGTGCTCGGTCAGATCAATGTGCCAATTGCGGTTGCAACCGAGCTCACGGATGGTCACGTCCATTTGGGTGTTGACGAGGGGACGCAGCGGACTCTCGGTGCACGAGTAGAGGCGAAGAAGGTTGCCGAACCTGCCCAAGCGGAAGCTCCGGCTGAGGAAGCCCCGGCCGAGGGGGACGGCGCGCCGCCGGCAGATGAGGCGCCGTGA
- the recN gene encoding DNA repair protein RecN, with protein sequence MIEELRITNLGVIESAQVTFGPGMTAITGETGAGKTMALTSLLLLMGERADSSRVRQGAERAVVEGTFVVRKDSQVVGIVEQAGGAVDDDGEQAIILVARHVLARGRSRAYVGGRAVPLAVLADIAEHLVTVHGQADQLKLRSAAQQREALDSFGGDKVAQARAHYDAAWNATKEAERELDEFRAGMQQAAAERLALEALVKRVDEVKPEIGEDEELKARALVLENVEDVRASMSVALTALEGVEADAGALVALDSAERALRQLESADADMSGLAEQVRDAALIASDVVNELGIKFRELAADPEELNTIHERRAQLRSLQRDLGMPLDEIIRQRNAADQRLSTLESPMDHLATLEERADSARSELASCAAELRACRREAAQRLGSLVTKELHSLAMKEATFSVAVDELAQPFSHGSDEITFLLSPHKGAPDLPLATTASGGEMSRIMLALESALSAKASADHTFIFDEVDAGIGGKTALSVGERLARVARSSQVLTVTHLAQVAAYANQHVVVTKKNQASTTATDVIAVEGEARVGELARMLSGHEESDTARMHAAELIRSAVVP encoded by the coding sequence GTGATCGAGGAACTGCGGATCACCAACCTGGGCGTGATTGAATCAGCCCAGGTCACTTTCGGGCCCGGCATGACGGCAATCACCGGGGAGACCGGTGCCGGTAAAACCATGGCTCTCACTTCGCTGCTGTTGCTCATGGGAGAGCGGGCAGATTCCTCGCGTGTGCGGCAGGGCGCCGAGCGCGCCGTCGTCGAAGGCACGTTTGTTGTACGTAAAGACTCCCAGGTGGTTGGCATCGTTGAGCAGGCTGGTGGCGCTGTTGATGATGACGGCGAGCAGGCGATCATTCTTGTTGCCCGGCATGTTCTGGCGCGAGGCAGATCGCGTGCCTACGTGGGCGGGCGCGCGGTGCCGTTGGCCGTGTTGGCAGATATTGCCGAGCATCTGGTCACGGTTCACGGGCAGGCAGATCAGCTCAAATTACGGTCGGCAGCGCAGCAGCGTGAAGCATTGGACTCATTTGGTGGGGACAAGGTGGCTCAAGCACGTGCGCATTACGACGCCGCGTGGAACGCCACGAAAGAAGCAGAACGTGAACTCGATGAGTTCCGCGCTGGAATGCAGCAAGCGGCCGCGGAACGTTTAGCATTGGAAGCTCTCGTCAAGCGAGTAGACGAGGTCAAGCCCGAGATTGGAGAAGACGAGGAGCTGAAGGCCCGCGCTCTCGTGTTGGAGAACGTGGAAGATGTGCGGGCATCCATGTCCGTTGCTCTTACTGCTCTCGAAGGCGTAGAGGCGGATGCGGGGGCTCTCGTTGCGCTTGATTCAGCCGAGCGTGCGTTACGGCAACTGGAAAGTGCCGATGCGGACATGAGCGGTCTTGCCGAGCAGGTCAGAGACGCGGCCCTCATCGCATCGGATGTTGTCAATGAGCTAGGAATCAAATTCCGCGAATTAGCAGCGGATCCTGAGGAGCTCAACACGATTCACGAGCGGCGGGCACAGCTGCGATCGTTGCAACGCGATCTTGGTATGCCTCTTGACGAGATTATTCGCCAGCGCAACGCAGCTGACCAGCGTCTTTCCACGCTGGAATCGCCGATGGATCACCTAGCTACGTTGGAAGAACGTGCGGATAGTGCCCGCAGTGAACTTGCTAGCTGTGCAGCGGAGCTGAGGGCCTGCCGGCGTGAGGCAGCCCAGAGACTCGGCAGTCTCGTGACAAAAGAACTGCACAGTTTGGCTATGAAAGAGGCCACATTTTCTGTTGCAGTGGACGAGCTCGCACAGCCTTTCAGCCACGGCAGTGATGAGATTACTTTCCTTCTTTCACCTCATAAAGGCGCGCCCGATCTGCCTCTTGCCACGACGGCGTCGGGTGGCGAAATGTCCCGCATCATGCTTGCCCTCGAAAGTGCGCTGAGTGCCAAAGCGAGCGCGGACCACACGTTCATCTTCGATGAGGTCGATGCCGGAATTGGCGGAAAAACCGCGCTTTCCGTTGGTGAACGGCTAGCTCGAGTCGCTCGTTCTAGTCAGGTCCTCACCGTCACCCACCTCGCACAGGTTGCGGCCTACGCGAACCAACACGTCGTCGTCACGAAAAAGAATCAGGCCTCAACAACTGCTACGGATGTTATAGCAGTCGAAGGTGAGGCCCGGGTGGGCGAACTTGCGCGGATGCTCTCCGGGCACGAGGAATCTGATACGGCACGCATGCACGCGGCTGAACTAATTCGCAGTGCAGTTGTGCCATGA
- a CDS encoding HAD-IIA family hydrolase yields the protein MTRKLGQADRPLSETSDYIFLDLDGVCYRGSSPIENVPEGIREAEANGNKKAFLTNNSMAAPRSVAAKLASVGVDAEESEIYTSSRTAVAQVLERFPNGAKVLALGTEGLFYELEQTDLEVVTSADDKPDAVLQGLTKDLGWRELSEAALAIRQGAVYFATNLDATLPLERGQYLGCGSMVEAVVHATGVRPIASGKPAPDMYRLAMKEKGARNPICVGDRLDTDIAGANAAELPVLHVLTGVNTARDVMLAPDHERPTFLGIDMLDLNIAIPAITRDGSEWTCGEARVSLGSGVITVNGSELTTSQIGLNAYRALVATVWDAIDSGTSRDELAWLPEFTVVRENG from the coding sequence GTGACGCGAAAACTCGGACAGGCTGATCGCCCACTCAGCGAAACTAGCGACTATATTTTCTTGGATCTCGACGGCGTGTGCTATCGGGGATCTTCGCCGATTGAGAATGTGCCCGAAGGGATCCGAGAGGCGGAAGCTAACGGAAATAAGAAAGCTTTCCTCACCAACAATTCGATGGCAGCGCCGCGCAGTGTGGCCGCAAAGTTGGCAAGTGTGGGAGTCGACGCGGAAGAGAGCGAGATTTACACGTCGTCGCGAACGGCTGTAGCTCAAGTGCTGGAACGCTTCCCAAACGGGGCAAAAGTGCTTGCGCTTGGCACTGAGGGCCTGTTCTACGAGCTCGAGCAAACAGACCTCGAGGTGGTGACGTCCGCCGACGATAAGCCTGATGCCGTTTTGCAGGGCCTGACGAAGGATCTTGGATGGCGTGAACTGTCCGAAGCCGCGTTGGCGATACGGCAGGGCGCCGTCTATTTTGCGACTAATCTTGACGCCACGTTACCGCTGGAGCGCGGCCAGTACCTCGGGTGTGGATCGATGGTGGAAGCGGTTGTGCATGCGACGGGCGTGAGGCCGATCGCGTCGGGCAAACCGGCTCCAGACATGTATCGCTTGGCCATGAAAGAAAAGGGTGCGCGTAATCCGATCTGTGTTGGTGATCGCCTCGATACGGACATCGCAGGGGCGAACGCCGCTGAGTTGCCAGTGCTACACGTGCTGACCGGCGTGAACACGGCACGCGACGTCATGCTGGCCCCCGACCATGAGAGGCCAACCTTCCTTGGGATTGACATGCTCGATCTCAACATTGCGATCCCTGCGATCACCCGTGACGGCTCGGAGTGGACGTGCGGTGAGGCACGGGTGAGCCTGGGATCCGGCGTGATCACAGTCAACGGAAGTGAGTTGACGACGTCGCAGATCGGCTTGAACGCATACCGGGCGCTAGTCGCAACGGTGTGGGATGCGATTGATTCGGGCACCTCGCGCGATGAGCTTGCTTGGCTTCCCGAGTTCACAGTGGTGCGTGAGAATGGCTGA
- a CDS encoding NAD kinase has protein sequence MSVRVGILIHETREDATTSAQIAFDRLRAAGSEAFYVTPESDLRGTDLILVIGGDGTILKAAQIAMPYETPILGINFGHVGFLAEAEPASLLDVVNAIVEGKWTVDSRLTIDVTVTRPDGTSETGWALNEASIEKGAGARMIETDIGVDGLGLSSFKADAILLSTPTGSTAYSFSAGGPVVWPDVEALLLTPIAAHALFARPLVVSKDSTLEVGIRSDDAVVWLDGRRQVEAPEGSRITAVKGKHPVRLARLNDTPFSGRLVKKFHLPVEGWRRGIAE, from the coding sequence GTGAGTGTTCGGGTAGGTATTCTCATACACGAAACGCGCGAGGACGCCACCACGTCGGCGCAGATCGCGTTCGATCGTCTGCGTGCTGCAGGTTCAGAAGCGTTTTACGTTACCCCCGAGTCCGATCTTCGCGGCACTGATCTGATTTTGGTGATCGGTGGCGACGGCACGATCTTGAAGGCCGCACAGATTGCGATGCCGTATGAAACCCCGATTTTGGGGATTAATTTTGGTCATGTTGGTTTTCTTGCGGAAGCAGAACCGGCGTCGCTCCTTGATGTCGTCAACGCGATTGTTGAGGGTAAGTGGACGGTCGATTCGCGGCTCACAATTGACGTGACGGTGACCAGGCCTGATGGGACGTCGGAAACCGGCTGGGCGTTGAATGAGGCGTCGATTGAAAAGGGTGCTGGCGCACGGATGATTGAAACGGACATAGGTGTTGATGGGCTTGGCCTGTCATCGTTTAAAGCGGACGCGATTTTGCTATCGACTCCCACGGGTTCCACGGCTTACAGTTTTTCGGCTGGCGGACCGGTTGTGTGGCCCGACGTCGAAGCCTTACTTCTTACTCCGATCGCGGCACACGCGCTGTTCGCTCGCCCGCTGGTGGTCAGTAAAGATTCAACACTGGAGGTTGGTATTCGTTCCGACGACGCCGTGGTCTGGCTCGATGGGCGCAGGCAGGTGGAAGCTCCGGAAGGCTCGCGTATTACCGCTGTCAAGGGGAAGCACCCGGTGCGTTTGGCACGGCTGAACGACACGCCGTTTTCTGGCCGTCTTGTGAAGAAATTCCATCTGCCGGTTGAAGGCTGGCGGCGGGGGATAGCTGAGTGA
- a CDS encoding TlyA family RNA methyltransferase, translating into MAKLIRVDAELVRRKLARSRAEAADLIHSGRVLVNGMVVAKPARQMDPADALVVTEGERDDYASRGAHKLIGALDYLGADAPVIKGAHALDAGASTGGFTDVLLRRGATKVIAADVGYGQLAWRLREDPRVVVMERTNVRNLTADMLPYAPDLIVGDLSFISLTLVIPALARVAAPAAHFLLMVKPQFEIGKDKLGSGGVVRDPRDHVETVRRVALAARDAGLAVQAVAPSPLPGPAGNVEYFVHLVAGGNDLGDSLNAAIEQAVEEGPAGRRVKETQ; encoded by the coding sequence ATGGCCAAGCTCATTCGAGTTGATGCTGAGCTCGTTCGGCGCAAGCTTGCCAGATCGCGGGCTGAAGCTGCGGACTTGATTCACAGTGGCCGGGTGCTGGTCAACGGCATGGTGGTGGCAAAACCTGCGCGGCAAATGGACCCGGCGGATGCGTTGGTTGTTACCGAAGGTGAACGGGACGACTACGCGTCGCGCGGCGCTCATAAGCTTATTGGTGCACTCGACTATCTTGGTGCTGACGCACCGGTAATTAAGGGTGCGCACGCTCTCGATGCAGGAGCTTCCACCGGTGGTTTCACGGACGTGCTGCTACGCCGCGGAGCTACCAAGGTGATTGCGGCTGACGTCGGATACGGGCAGCTTGCGTGGCGGCTTCGGGAAGATCCGCGCGTCGTCGTCATGGAACGCACGAACGTGCGCAACTTGACCGCTGACATGTTGCCGTACGCTCCGGATTTGATCGTTGGCGATCTGTCGTTTATTTCGCTCACGCTGGTCATTCCAGCTCTTGCGCGCGTGGCTGCGCCGGCGGCCCATTTCTTGTTAATGGTGAAGCCGCAGTTTGAGATCGGTAAAGACAAGCTCGGATCGGGCGGGGTTGTTCGCGATCCGCGTGATCACGTGGAAACGGTTCGCCGCGTAGCGTTAGCTGCCCGTGATGCGGGTTTGGCAGTGCAGGCTGTCGCGCCTTCACCTCTTCCTGGTCCGGCCGGAAATGTAGAATATTTCGTACACCTGGTTGCGGGTGGGAACGATCTGGGAGATAGCCTCAATGCCGCTATTGAGCAGGCGGTGGAGGAAGGTCCTGCAGGTCGCCGGGTAAAGGAGACACAGTGA
- the murJ gene encoding murein biosynthesis integral membrane protein MurJ codes for MAKVWKGFAGAAGVVAILTLLSRLMGLVRKLAQSWALSDGLMATAYDTANTVPNVLFEVAAGGALSGAVIPILARYLARGQSKDADAAASALITWISLVGVPLCVVVVVFASPIMSFLLPTAHAGTVNAAATLLRMFAVQIPLYGLSVVATGILHSNDHFVLPALSPLLSSLAVTATFIAYSSIADPFADPATIGWGELALLGVGTTSGVILFALPQLVLAGRYAHLRPTVKFPPGAAKLTLRLGGAGLAALLAQQIAIVAIMIFANAQGGTGTYTAFNYAYAVFMVPYAVLAVPIATVTFPRISAATGDEQIDLTARSLRLVVTMGMIGGALLFVLAIPAKIVIDMGRDIAGLESALQAMAPGLLGFSVIYHGARVLYARNAAGRVIASNTIAWGTVVLCLIAAAAGGVAGRVPVLQAIGGAMSIGLSLGALAMVMMIRRELGTGASAGLVRLIAVVGIVLALASLLAWHVVNAVVNAGNLSIISAFVASAIGAVILIGAGIGALAIADRQALADASRKQPGESDNMGT; via the coding sequence ATGGCTAAAGTGTGGAAAGGCTTTGCCGGTGCTGCCGGCGTCGTCGCCATTCTTACTCTCTTGTCACGTCTCATGGGCTTGGTGCGAAAACTCGCGCAATCGTGGGCGCTATCAGACGGGTTAATGGCAACCGCCTACGATACGGCAAATACCGTTCCCAACGTTCTATTTGAAGTGGCTGCTGGCGGCGCGCTGTCAGGGGCGGTGATCCCGATCCTGGCGCGCTACCTGGCACGCGGGCAGTCGAAAGACGCAGATGCGGCAGCCTCTGCGCTTATCACGTGGATCAGCCTGGTCGGCGTGCCGCTGTGTGTGGTCGTCGTCGTATTCGCGAGTCCGATCATGTCCTTTTTGTTGCCGACTGCTCACGCGGGCACGGTGAACGCGGCGGCCACGCTCTTGCGAATGTTTGCCGTGCAGATCCCGCTGTATGGGCTGTCGGTGGTCGCGACCGGAATTTTACATAGTAATGACCATTTCGTGTTGCCGGCGCTGTCCCCATTGCTGTCGTCGCTGGCCGTCACAGCTACATTCATCGCCTATTCATCGATCGCCGATCCTTTTGCTGATCCGGCAACCATCGGCTGGGGCGAACTTGCGCTACTTGGTGTGGGCACGACGTCGGGGGTCATCCTGTTCGCGTTGCCACAGCTTGTGCTCGCGGGAAGGTATGCGCACCTCCGCCCAACAGTGAAGTTTCCACCCGGAGCAGCCAAGCTGACTTTACGCCTTGGTGGTGCTGGCCTGGCAGCCTTGCTTGCCCAGCAGATTGCCATTGTGGCGATCATGATTTTTGCGAATGCCCAGGGCGGCACTGGCACCTATACGGCGTTTAACTACGCGTACGCGGTGTTTATGGTTCCCTACGCCGTGCTCGCTGTTCCCATCGCAACCGTCACGTTCCCACGGATTTCAGCAGCCACAGGTGATGAACAGATCGATTTGACGGCCCGATCACTACGGCTCGTTGTCACGATGGGCATGATTGGCGGGGCGCTGCTTTTCGTGTTGGCCATCCCGGCGAAGATCGTTATCGACATGGGCAGAGACATCGCGGGGCTGGAAAGTGCTCTGCAAGCAATGGCCCCCGGACTACTCGGTTTCAGCGTGATCTACCATGGCGCACGCGTACTGTATGCCCGCAACGCTGCCGGGCGAGTGATCGCCTCGAACACGATAGCGTGGGGAACCGTCGTGCTCTGCCTCATTGCAGCGGCGGCAGGCGGCGTGGCCGGCAGGGTACCTGTATTGCAGGCGATCGGCGGGGCAATGTCTATTGGCCTGAGCCTTGGTGCGCTCGCCATGGTCATGATGATCCGCCGCGAACTAGGCACGGGGGCGAGCGCAGGCTTGGTCCGGCTCATCGCCGTCGTCGGTATCGTCCTTGCATTAGCCAGCCTGCTGGCATGGCACGTCGTTAACGCCGTCGTGAACGCCGGAAACCTGTCAATCATCAGCGCGTTTGTTGCCAGCGCGATCGGAGCCGTCATTCTCATTGGGGCAGGGATAGGGGCGCTAGCCATAGCGGATCGGCAAGCACTGGCGGACGCGTCACGCAAACAGCCCGGCGAATCGGATAATATGGGTACGTGA